TAGTTCAAGTTGACCCTCAAACATTGCTGTGTTTGGTTTGTGACCAATTGCAACGAATAATCCTGTTACTGCAACATCTTGCTGAGAATCATCAAGTGTTGATTTTAAACGGACTGAGGTTACGCCTGAAGCATCATCCCCGAGAACTTCTTCAACTGCATGATTCCAAATAATGCTGATTTTGCCTTCTTTTTCTTTTTCAAAAAGATGGTCTTGCAAAATTTTCTCAGAACGTAGTTTGTCACGGCGATGTACTAAAGTAACATGTGATGCGATATTTGATAAATATAATGCTTCTTCAACAGCAGTATTACCACCACCTACAACCATGACATTTTGGTTTTTATAGAAGAAACCATCACAGGTTGCACAAGCACTTACACCTTGCCCCATGAACGCTTGTTCAGATTCTAAACCTAAGTACTGTGCAGTTGCACCTGTTGCGATAATTAACGCATCACACGTATATTCTTCCATATCACCTTTGAGCACAAATGGACGAACTTTTAAATCAACTTCATTAATATGGTCATACAGAATTTCTGTACCAAAGCGTTCAGCATGTGCTTGCATTCGCTCCATTAAAGCAGGGCCTGTTAAACCTTCTGGATCACCTGGCCAGTTATCTACTTCAGTTGTAGTGGTTAATTGACCGCCAAGTTGCATACCAGCAATTAAAGTTGGTTTTAAATTGGCACGTGCAGCATAAACAGCAGCGCTATAACCCGCAGGGCCAGAACCTAAAATAATTAAACGTGAGTGACGAGCGCTCATTTATGCCATCCTTTTTATATCAGAAAATATAGAATCTGCTAAAATTATACGTGAAAGTTGAATGTGATTGGGGTTGTTCAATGTCGATAAAACTGATGAGCTAAATCGAATTGAACCATATACCGAATATATACAAATAACTTAACAACATACTGCAACAATCTTGCATCTTTTTTGTAAGAACAGGTGCATAATATAAAGATTTCTTGCATGAAGAAAGTAATTCGTTTCATCAAAAGTACATTAATGAATAATTGGTTACAGGACA
The DNA window shown above is from Acinetobacter piscicola and carries:
- the trxB gene encoding thioredoxin-disulfide reductase — its product is MSARHSRLIILGSGPAGYSAAVYAARANLKPTLIAGMQLGGQLTTTTEVDNWPGDPEGLTGPALMERMQAHAERFGTEILYDHINEVDLKVRPFVLKGDMEEYTCDALIIATGATAQYLGLESEQAFMGQGVSACATCDGFFYKNQNVMVVGGGNTAVEEALYLSNIASHVTLVHRRDKLRSEKILQDHLFEKEKEGKISIIWNHAVEEVLGDDASGVTSVRLKSTLDDSQQDVAVTGLFVAIGHKPNTAMFEGQLELRNGYIQVHSGTAGNATATSVAGVFAAGDVADDVYRQAITSAGSGCMAALDADRYLDSLEK